One Oncorhynchus keta strain PuntledgeMale-10-30-2019 chromosome 11, Oket_V2, whole genome shotgun sequence DNA window includes the following coding sequences:
- the LOC118389700 gene encoding protocadherin gamma-C5-like, producing the protein MIAMYCNPRTSFASEIISSLEMGILGMKILRKRAFWLFFLLWNTIQAQIRYTIPEELKEGAVVGNIAEDLGLKASEIFVRKLRIASEAGKQYFSVDLRRGELVVNERIDRESLCGQSASCLLPLQVVIEEPLQLYRVEVEVQDINDNGPIFLSTERVLNVAESTTTGARFLLTSAKDPDVGSNSLSSYKLNKNDFFSLNVKTNRDGTKIPELLLQKALDREKQAVHHLVLTAIDGGNPVRSGTTEVTVQVLDNNDNAPIFERSLYECSLLENSPKSTVVIIVKAGDTDEGANGAMQYTFAEQTPDFIHEMFSIDSESGQITLTGNLDYEESHMYEFNIRATDKGIPAMEGHCSIRVEILDVNDNAPEIVLTSSPNPVKEDASLGTVVALIGAKDLDSVENGKVSLSLIGEHPFKLKPSYADNYAILTDSELDRELFSEYKLKIVASDSGSPPLTSKKEVIVRVLDVNDNPPVFSQPSYTVYVRENNAAGSTMCSVSASDPDIGENAKISYSILDSKVQDVSVSSYIYINSDNGSIYSMHSFDYEKLKVFQIQVQAKDHGSPSLSSNVTVHVFILDQNDNAPAVIYPSVVMGSVSHQKMPRSAKAGHLTTKISAVDADSGHNAWISYRLVEATDSSLFSVNLYTGEVRTKRAVSEQDDSSQRLLIEIQDNGDPVQSATVTVNILLEDGLHEPISDFRQKTAEPSKRNSKITFYLIISLASVSVLSLLTFLILVVKCVRNSRSSSSCCIRRADSDGYKNPNRNLQLQLNTDGPIKYVEVLGGDMLSQSQSFRSCLSPVSEFSDFTLVKPSSTTDFQDMINVLDASLPDSAWTFESQQHDNKPVHQVRSIQKWYVEIGMEELD; encoded by the exons ATGATTGCGATGTATTGCAATCCAAGAACTTCATTTGCGTCAGAAATTATATCTTCTTTGGAAATGGGGATTTTAGGGATGAAGATTCTGCGTAAACGGGCGTTCTGGCTGTTCTTTCTGCTATGGAATACAATACAGGCTCAGATCCGCTACACTATTCCAGAGGAATTGAAAGAAGGAGCTGTTGTTGGGAATATAGCAGAGGATCTTGGTTTGAAAGCGTCTGAGATTTTTGTGCGTAAACTAAGGATCGCCTCCGAGGCTGGTAAGCAATATTTCAGTGTGGATTTGAGGAGAGGCGAGTTGGTTGTCAACGAGAGGATCGACAGAGAGAGTTTGTGCGGACAAAGCGCCAGTTGTCTATTACCACTGCAGGTTGTTATTGAGGAGCCGCTCCAGCTTTACCGCGTTGAGGTAGAAGTCCAGGATATTAATGATAATGGGCCAATCTTTTTGTCTACTGAACGTGTTCTTAATGTTGCAGAATCCACAACAACCGGAGCTCGGTTTCTACTTACCAGTGCAAAGGACCCTGACGTGGGATCCAATTCCCTCAGTTCatacaaattaaataaaaatgactTTTTTTCATTAAATGTTAAGACCAATAGAGATGGAACGAAAATACCAGAGTTACTTTTACAAAAAGcactagacagagagaaacaggccgTTCATCATCTTGTGCTGACAGCAATAGATGGTGGCAATCCGGTCCGATCAGGTACTACGGAGGTCACTGTTCAAGTTTTAGATAACAATGACAATGCTCCAATCTTTGAGAGATCGCTTTATGAATGTTCTTTACTAGAGAATTCACCCAAAAGTACAGTGGTCATAATCGTCAAAGCCGGTGATACTGATGAGGGTGCTAATGGAGCGATGCAATACACGTTCGCTGAGCAAACGCCAGACTTCATACATGAAATGTTTTCTATTGACTCGGAGTCTGGACAGATCACTTTGACGGGCAATCTGGATTATGAAGAGAGTCACATGTATGAATTTAATATACGcgctacagacaaaggaattcccGCTATGGAGGGCCACTGCTCAATTCGGGTAGAGATTTTAGACGTGAACGATAATGCACCTGAAATTGTCCTTACCTCGTCACCTAACCCAGTGAAAGAAGATGCTTCTTTGGGAACAGTTGTTGCTTTGATAGGCGCAAAAGATCTTGATTCAGTGGAAAATGGGAAGGTCAGTTTGAGTTTAATAGGCGAACATCCATTTAAATTGAAACCGTCGTATGCAGATAATTATGCTATACTAACAGACTCTGAACTCGACCGGGAGCTATTTTCTGAATATAAACTGAAAATTGTCGCCTCTGATTCGGGTTCTCCTCCCCTCACTTCAAAGAAAGAGGTTATTGTAAGAGTTTTGGATGTTAATGACAACCCTCCAGTTTTCTCCCAACCTTCTTACACTGTTTACGTCAGAGAGAACAATGCTGCTGGATCAACAATGTGTTCAGTTTCCGCTTCCGATCCAGATATAGGTGAGAATGCGAAGATCTCCTATTCTATATTAGACTCTAAAGTACAAGACGTGTCTGTCTCCTCCTATATTTATATAAACTCAGATAACGGCAGCATCTACAGCATGCACTCGTTTGACTATGAGAAACTGAAGGTGTTTCAGATACAGGTCCAGGCAAAGGACCACGGCTCTCCGTCTTTGAGCAGCAACGTCACGGTTCATGTTTTTATCCTGGACCAGAACGACAATGCACCCGCTGTTATTTACCCTTCGGTGGTCATGGGCTCTGTCTCCCATCAGAAGATGCCCCGGTCCGCTAAAGCAGGCCACCTGACCACTAAGATATCGGCAGTGGACGCAGACTCGGGCCATAACGCCTGGATTTCCTATAGGCTGGTGGAGGCCACAGACTCCTCTCTGTTCAGTGTGAATCTTTACACAGGGGAGGTGAGGACTAAACGCGCTGTTTCAGAGCAGGATGACTCCTCTCAGAGGCTGCTTATAGAGATACAGGACAATGGGGATCCGGTCCAGTCCGCCACAGTCACAGTCAACATACTGTTAGAGGACGGGCTCCACGAGCCCATCTCGGACTTCCGCCAGAAAACAGCCGAGCCCAGCAAGAGAAACAGTAAAATCACCTTTTATTTGATCATCTCTCTGGCATCTGTGTCCGTTTTGTCTTTGTTGACTTTTCTCATCTTAGTGGTGAAGTGCGTTAGGAACAGTAGGAGCAGCTCGAGTTGCTGTATCAGACGGGCTGACTCTGACGGATACAAGAATCCCAACAGAAACCTGCAGCTCCAACTCAACACTGACGGCCCTATTAagtatgtggaggtcctgggaggGGACATGTTGTCTCAGAGCCAGTCCTTCAGGTCGTGTCTCTCTCCAGTGTCCGAGTTCAGTGATTTCACTCTCGTTAAGCCCAGCAGCACCACTGACTTTCAGGACATGATAAACGTGCTTGATGCATCTTTACCTGACAGTGCATGGACATTCGAGAGCCAACAG catgacaataaacCCGTGCAccaagtgaggtccatacagaaatggtatgTAGAGATCGgcatggaagaacttgactga